Sequence from the Paralichthys olivaceus isolate ysfri-2021 chromosome 1, ASM2471397v2, whole genome shotgun sequence genome:
acaacatatgacatttctcttcagtgttagaacacacacgcacacacacacacacacacactcactgcgtCTTCcttataatttatataattaaCTTTtagaatatttataatattaaattattagaaatatgatttataattttaattaatattaacacaaacaataaacaacaaaataaatgtttcgtTCTAATCACTTATTATTGTTCTAACTATTATTAACTAATTACATAATAACTACATGTTTTACCCAATTACAATAAAAAGAGTCTTTCACTCCAGTGTTTTTCTCTCcgtgctctctgattggctgctttgTGACCAATCATAAAACTGTGGCACAATGACAGAGGCCTTAAAATTTAATCTCCAATCTTCATTaatatttacacacatacacgtatatttatatgaatgatttgtgtgaatgtaaaaatatgCAGAGAAGGAAAAACCTTAATTCATACACAAAGTAAGAATCTGAGTAATATCAATGTATTTTAACTCACACACTGGACTCTATGAATAAATTGGAAATctgtcaaaaaaatattttaatttgattgaaatcattgtttattttaaaatagattttatgAATGAATTTAtcataaagtgaaataaaataaaaacgcTTCTAGAGTTTATTTcattagatttttctttattgaaaaatgaaaaaaaaacagaatttcacagaattgttttaaatgatgaaattaaCAAAACCAAAGATGCAAAATCTCTCAAACGAAAAAACGCAACAAACAAAAGAACCTGTCATAAAAATCAATGCTGTTGATTGATGATTCATTCTAATTTACAataattcagatttattttttctctctgtgatttagactctgagtgtgtgtctgagtgtgtgttttgtgttttccgagcatgtgtgtgcatcctGAACGCTCCTTCACATCCTCAGCTcccaggtcaaaggtcagacgTGTgtaagtccccccccccccccccccctccccctcccgtGGGGATATTAAATCTGTTCATCATTAATTTCCATCATTCAATCGTctcatgtgaaactgaattttaaaaaaccaaacatcaactgatttatttttactaaACACTTTGTCTTAGATCGGATTAATTGTTTTAAACTAAATGATTTGTTTGATTCTCTTAttgtttattgattattaattggtCTCGTAAAATCCATAAAATCAATCAGACAGACAATTAACTAATGACTCTCACACTTAATTAAATTACTTGCTAATGGGTCCTTTCAGCCCCATAAATTCATTCAGAGCCACTCATGGTTTATtacttataattatattaatataactgTTATCCTGATAATAATAGTTTCATAGCTAAGATGTTAATATAACAAGATTAATAAAACAAGGTGCGGTTCAGAAAgataaagatataaaacatgGATAAACGTTCATCATCTGTTAAATTCTGTGATTCTGAAGAATATTTTTCTATAAAACGTTTAAAAGAAATGCGAAGTATAAATACAATGTCATATATagtttaaataaatagatgGAACACGTGAAACTGAACCGTGAAAagaatctttgtgtttgtgattaatGATGAATCTTGGTGTGAATGAAGGTCGATGCTCAGTCACGCGTCTCAGTTAAATAAACCAGCTCGTTTAATCCTGTTAAATAAAAGACGCAGTGATTCAGAGGTGagcttttaaaataatgaacaaTTGAAAGTTTATTTTAGGGGATGTTTGctttattcacaaacacaaagatcttaaaaaaaaaatctgaagaaaCTGAAAATCCTCCACAGAACATCCCGTTAAATTCGGTTTAACTGTCTCATCTGCACGTGCGTGAGTTCCGTTTAAATTACTGTGGATTTCaacaggtttatttttatttagtcttcATGTAAATTCTAATCATTTGTCTTCGTGATGAGGATTtgaagagaagaggagctgaaattaaaacacaacaaactgcgGATGCATTtatcccccaacacacacacacacacacacacacacacacacacacacacacacacaccccgtgCGTAAAGTGTTTCCAAACAGACCGACATACCTCCACAGAGCGCAGCGCCGACACAAACACCCCGGGACTCACGCCTCTCCTCTCGGCTGCTCTCGGCTCTTTTTGCCGCTGCGTCTTCAAATGGAAACGACTCGTGTTGCCTTCATGTAAATAAATGGAACCATAGCGCGCCCCCGTCCCCCAgcctcacccctccctccctccctccctcacccctcctcctcctcctggctgTGATCATGTGATGGTGGAGAAGTGGCCCATTAATGAAGCTCCTCTCCGGGGGTCTTTTCTGCTCCTGTCACCGCCGTCCAGCCCGCACACGGGACACACCGACAGagggacatggaggaggcagcagccGCTTAGCGCAGCTCAGCAGCGGGAAGGAGGAGGACGGGACACCGCGCTGCACCTGCCGGGGACCCGCAGCAGGCAGGCGGGTAGGAGAGCAGCGACCAGCCGCTGCTTCTTCAACTTTTCAACCAACTTGTCGGCGGAGTTGCGGCTCCAGGTCTGCGCGTAAAAGACGGAACCATGCGTGCCAAACACCAGGCGAGTCTCCTCCCGTGCGCAAAGCACTTCTGAAGAGTTGGGAGTGTTTGGACAAAGTTTGTAAAAAGTGAGGCGACTCTTTTCTGCAGACTCAACTGATACTGACccggctcggctcggctcggtCCGGCTCAGCGGAATAATGCCTCGTCCGGGGAGGAACACGTACAGCGACCAGAAGCCTCCGTACTCCTACATCTCCCTCACGGCCATGGCCATCCAGAGCTGCCCGGAGAAGATGCTCCCCCTCAGTGAGATTTACAAGTTCATCATGGACCGGTTCCCGTACTACCGGGAGAACACGCAGCGGTGGCAGAACTCCCTGCGCCACAACCTCTCCTTCAACGACTGCTTCATCAAGATCCCGCGCAGACCGGACCAGCCCGGGAAGGGCAGCTTCTGGGCTCTGCACCCGAGCTGCGGCGACATGTTTGAGAACGGGAGTTTTCTGCGGCGCAGGAAGCGCTTCAAGGTGGGCAGCATGCAGGCCACGGACCCTCTGGCGCCCAGCAAGCCGCAGGACGCGGCACATtacctgcagcagcaggccAAGCTGCGGCTCAGCGCGCTGCACGCCGCCGCGCACCTCCCGCAGATGCCGGGTGGATACAACCTGAGCTCCGTGTCTCAGCCGTCCAGCTTCAAACACCCGTTCGCCATCGAGAACATCATCGCCAGAGAGTACAAGATGCCGGGCGGGCTGGCGGCCTTCTCCACCGCCGGGTACCCGCTGCACAACCAGCTGACCCCGGCCTGGCCGCACATGTACGGCTCCGGGGTGATGGACACCACGGCTCCCATCTCCATGGCCAGCGACTACTCTGCCTACGGCATGCCGCTCAAATCCCTCTGCCACGGCGGACAGACTCTGCCCGCCATCCCGGTGCCCATCAAACCCACGCCCGCCTCGGTGGCGGGGCTGCCCGGGCTGCCCACACACATCCCGGCTTTCCTCGCGAACTCGCCCCAGTCTCTGAGCCCCACGTCCCCGCACACTGCCACCGGACAGAGCAGCCCGGCCGCGCCCGGGGAGGCGCTGCCCTCCTCGGCCTCGCTGCAGTCCGTGGTGGCGGTGCACTGACCGGAACCtgaacttttctctttttatatatgaaataaaaacagtgaaaggGAAAATTAGAAACTTCTCCAAAGCAGAGTTTTTGTCTCCAGGActcagacacgaggagaacgtGAAGAAGCACCGTCctgaagtttgtgttttcacatgatgaaacagcagcttgacctctgacctccgacAGACATTGATCATGACAtcataataatagtttttatttcaattattttctagatctgatttaaaaactgaaacgTTGAGATTCAGGGTTTTGTTCctttagttttttgtttcttcagttttttgtcTCTGGACACAAATGATTCGgatcttttgttgtttttcagtcttttctcctcaaactgaaagaaacaGATTAATGACTTTTGTCTcgtctgttctttcttttctgccacagaagaaaaagacgttaatttaaaaatgtgtattaaaaaaaaaaaacccaatagAAAATTCTTCATCAAAATGCTAACTTGCATTTAATTAAACCAAATAATGATGcagtttatttcctttttagttcttttattttttggggatATGAACAAtcgcagagaagaagaaataagactTGAATCATATATTTATGTCAGAGGTTCtgcactgtttaaaaaaaaaaacccactgcaGATATTTGACCATGAATGCAACGCTGGACTGTCTCATGCACTTTCTAAAAAATGAACCTGGATGTTTTGAAGCTGAAGCCGTGTtggtttaatttaaagttttttgaAAGCTGTGGAGTCGAGccgctctctgtgtgtttgtatttgctgCATGATGCTCAACgtcagaaaaaaggaaaaatatttcagtgtttgtaattttttcttttctctttttcttttgggCTGAAATCATAAAGCATGAACATGAACAACGACTGAGCTGTGACTGCTCATTCacatccattaaaaaaaaccttcatgaGAAAACACATGTGAAGGAGCCTGTTATTATCACAACATCTGTGCACAGCTGGACGCTGgttaaaattgaaattgaaataaatacatttgtcgTCGGGTAAAAATCTCCACGTGTTTGATAAAAcagacttttcttcttttctctttcaaacaTGATTTTAAACAGTTAAATCTTCCGTCAAATCTAATTTCCTGCTGCAGGATCTCGTTCAAACACAAGAAAGATGAATTCAGTTTCTTCAGTCGTCACGTCAACAAAACCCACaacttgtttttatctttttaatttatcttcatGTGAATTTCATCCTGAATGAACCTGTCGTACATTAATCTTCATGTGTCTTATTTTTAACGACGTAAAAGAGGGAAAATCTGTAAACGCTTCACAAGATAATAAATGAGTTCATATCAATTACTTAATCGATCATTAGTTTCAGCTCGAAGAGAAACACAGTTTGACttgagcagaaaataaaatttaattttccACCTGTCGCAGATCCAAGATTCTTCCAAGAACCAAAGTGGACGTGTGAGTTTGTCACCTGAAATATTTCTGAGCGTCAGACTCTCTGTGACACGTTGCACTGACTCCAGATCAGTTCCTAAGGACACATTttcttaaacatgtttctgaCACAAGcatcaaacagacatttaacgtTTACCCGTTTAAAAGAGACGACGCACATTAACTAAAATAATGTAAATCGTTTTTCATCTGCACGttgatggttaaaaaaaacaactaacatACTGACTCatgtataaaaaacacacacagacattcaacatgaataattaataacatgtcTCTACaccctgaaacaaaaaaatcctgGGTTGAGGTCTGGTTGTGATCTGAATATATCAGCTGATCGTCatttaaactgtttattctGCATCAGCTGCTTCACAGTGGGACCTGTCAGCTGGTGGGTTGTTGGTTGCCGTGGCGATGACAGGTTTTATTACAGCAggagacagaataataattaacTTGTAAATTTGCAACAAAACTCACAATGTCACTGTGAATGAGTCTGTTCATGAAACTTCAGTTAAAACGAtagagaccaaaaaaaaaacccctcatGTTGTGAATATTACGACagattttatgactttttttatttatttaaaattttcatCTTCACTggaaaaactataaaaactgagtttgtttttaacttcacTTTAAGTTGATGCAGTCGTCAGTCAGTTCGTCTCTGAACATTTAGTTTCTGCAGCAgatcttaaaaaaacatcttttcatgAAGCTTCACAGTTTAGTCGATCCGGTCCTGAAGcagttttgtcagatttttCAAGTTTTCTGCAGAAATATTTCGACTTCAGgaaactgtgacatcatcacgtGATCCGTCTCCTGATCACTCGTCAATAACGGCAGCTCCTTCAGTTTGagtattattaattaatttgaaaatattaatatcTTGATTAATTATTGAGCTACCACTGCAAAAATCCCAAATCTCtgcatatttatttaacaatgaTCCAATTATCAGCTGATAACATCAGTCTGTGATTCATTCAAACATCTTCACTTTTCAAATTGTTATCTACTTTTAAATCAGTAAATCTTAAAATCTGTTCATTGTAGAGGGATTGAACATTTAAACGTTAAACAAACTGATCAGTGTTTTATCAGCGTTAAGAGAATGGAAACAATCGGAGTGTGTTCGAGGCTCCGATTGGACGGTTTGATCTGATGTCGACGTCTGCTTTGTCTCAAACgatgaaaataaagaattaaac
This genomic interval carries:
- the LOC109641292 gene encoding forkhead box protein B1-like isoform X3, which produces MPRPGRNTYSDQKPPYSYISLTAMAIQSCPEKMLPLSEIYKFIMDRFPYYRENTQRWQNSLRHNLSFNDCFIKIPRRPDQPGKGSFWALHPSCGDMFENGSFLRRRKRFKVGSMQATDPLAPSKPQDAAHYLQQQAKLRLSALHAAAHLPQMPGGYNLSSVSQPSSFKHPFAIENIIAREYKMPGGLAAFSTAGYPLHNQLTPAWPHMYGSGVMDTTAPISMASDYSAYGMPLKSLCHGGQTLPAIPVPIKPTPASVAGLPGLPTHIPAFLANSPQSLSPTSPHTATGQSSPAAPGEALPSSASLQSVVAVH